In Methanobacterium paludis, the following proteins share a genomic window:
- a CDS encoding phenylacetate--CoA ligase family protein gives MIWNEEVECMSEDNKKDLQLKRLQSIVKKAYENVPYYKKHFDDAGIKPEDIKNLKDIEKVPYTTKNDLREAYPFGMFAVPRKEIIEVHTSSGTTGKPTVSGYTRGDLEIWSECMARGLTMVGVTDDDIIQNTHGYGLFTGGFGVHYGAQKIGATVIPISTGQSKRQMEIMHDFGTTVLIVTPSYGLYLAEEFADDGINMEELNLKAIGFGAEGWTQEMREKIEEKFKAPAYNIYGLTEIMGPGIGLECQEQNGLHIFEDHFYPEIIDPQTLQTLPDGEKGELVLTTLTREGMPLIRFRTKDITTLRRGTCKCGRTLVKMDRITGRSDDMLKIRGVSIFPSQIEKALLKIDGLEPHYQIIVTRPGQLDELEIQVEASPELFSDEVRELVGITKKIEDHVHSEIGLRVNVTLVEPRTLPRSEGKAIRVIDKREL, from the coding sequence ATGATCTGGAATGAAGAAGTAGAATGCATGTCTGAGGATAATAAAAAAGATTTACAGCTTAAACGATTACAGAGTATTGTAAAAAAAGCCTACGAAAATGTACCTTACTACAAGAAGCATTTTGATGATGCTGGAATTAAACCAGAGGACATTAAAAACTTAAAAGACATAGAAAAGGTTCCATACACCACTAAAAATGATCTCAGAGAAGCTTATCCCTTTGGAATGTTTGCAGTTCCAAGAAAAGAGATAATTGAAGTGCACACATCTTCAGGAACAACTGGAAAACCCACAGTATCAGGGTACACAAGAGGCGACCTTGAAATCTGGAGCGAATGCATGGCGCGAGGTTTGACCATGGTAGGAGTTACAGATGACGACATTATCCAAAACACACATGGATACGGATTGTTTACAGGAGGATTCGGTGTTCACTACGGTGCCCAGAAAATTGGGGCAACTGTGATTCCAATCTCAACGGGCCAATCAAAGAGACAGATGGAGATCATGCATGACTTTGGTACAACTGTTCTGATTGTAACACCATCCTACGGACTTTATCTTGCAGAGGAATTTGCAGATGACGGAATAAATATGGAAGAACTAAATTTGAAGGCTATAGGTTTTGGAGCTGAAGGTTGGACCCAGGAAATGCGTGAAAAGATAGAAGAAAAATTCAAAGCACCAGCATACAACATATATGGACTTACAGAAATAATGGGACCTGGAATAGGGCTCGAATGTCAAGAACAGAACGGATTGCACATATTTGAAGATCATTTCTATCCAGAGATCATAGACCCTCAAACACTCCAAACTCTGCCAGACGGTGAGAAAGGAGAGCTAGTCCTTACAACGCTGACCCGTGAGGGCATGCCACTTATACGTTTCCGAACAAAGGACATTACAACCCTCAGGAGAGGGACGTGCAAGTGTGGAAGGACACTTGTAAAAATGGACAGGATTACCGGACGTTCAGATGACATGCTGAAGATCAGAGGAGTTTCAATCTTCCCATCACAGATCGAGAAAGCCCTTTTAAAGATAGATGGATTGGAACCGCACTACCAGATCATAGTCACAAGACCGGGACAGCTTGATGAACTGGAAATACAGGTCGAAGCTTCACCAGAACTCTTTTCAGATGAAGTCAGAGAACTTGTAGGTATAACAAAGAAAATTGAAGATCATGTCCACAGTGAAATTGGTTTAAGGGTCAATGTAACTCTTGTAGAGCCAAGAACTCTTCCTAGAAGCGAAGGAAAAGCTATTAGAGTTATAGATAAAAGGGAATTATGA
- a CDS encoding indolepyruvate oxidoreductase subunit beta translates to MKSYDIYISGVGGQGIIKTSIVIGESAMRSNLNVLMSEIHGMSQRGGVVSTELKIGDAHSPIIEEGTADLLLAFEPLEALRAISKISEETYVVMNTSPTYPFNIRESKDPYPDVSVIIDELESKSKKVLAFDAEKIAKDAGHILSLNMVMIGGATAVSGFPLDKNVVLESMKDNLPEKSLEINMKAFNEGLRACSSK, encoded by the coding sequence ATGAAATCTTACGATATTTATATTTCAGGTGTTGGGGGACAGGGAATAATCAAAACATCAATTGTTATTGGTGAATCTGCAATGAGGAGCAACTTAAACGTTTTGATGAGTGAAATACACGGAATGTCCCAGCGTGGTGGTGTTGTATCAACAGAACTTAAAATTGGTGATGCCCACAGCCCTATTATAGAAGAAGGTACAGCAGACCTTTTACTGGCATTTGAACCTTTAGAAGCATTAAGGGCCATTTCTAAAATAAGTGAAGAAACTTACGTGGTTATGAACACTTCCCCAACATACCCATTTAACATAAGGGAAAGTAAAGATCCATACCCTGATGTTTCGGTGATTATTGACGAACTCGAATCCAAATCAAAAAAAGTATTAGCTTTCGATGCTGAAAAAATTGCAAAGGATGCTGGGCACATTCTTTCCTTGAACATGGTTATGATTGGTGGTGCAACAGCTGTCAGCGGATTTCCGCTGGATAAAAATGTTGTACTGGAATCAATGAAGGATAATTTGCCTGAAAAAAGTCTTGAAATCAACATGAAAGCATTTAATGAAGGACTTAGGGCTTGTTCATCCAAATAA
- a CDS encoding ACT domain-containing protein, translated as MIKQLSIFLENKKGRMWKALDVLEEAGINIRALSLADTSDFGILRLVVPKPDEAKEVLEKKGFLVKIGEVIAVGITDKPGGLNKILKILNRSDINLEYLYAFVEQNKSRAIVILHPENIDAGLEALQNSDADVLTDAEVYGI; from the coding sequence ATGATAAAACAGCTGTCAATATTTTTGGAAAATAAAAAAGGTAGAATGTGGAAAGCACTTGACGTTCTTGAAGAGGCAGGGATCAACATAAGAGCACTCTCACTTGCAGACACATCTGATTTTGGGATTTTAAGGTTGGTTGTGCCAAAACCAGATGAAGCCAAGGAAGTACTTGAAAAAAAAGGATTCCTAGTCAAAATAGGAGAAGTTATAGCTGTTGGGATCACGGACAAACCCGGAGGACTCAATAAAATTCTCAAGATCCTCAATAGATCAGATATAAACCTTGAATATCTTTACGCATTCGTTGAACAAAATAAAAGCAGGGCAATTGTCATATTACATCCTGAAAACATTGATGCAGGACTTGAAGCACTGCAAAATAGTGATGCAGATGTTTTAACAGATGCAGAGGTTTACGGCATCTAA
- the iorA gene encoding indolepyruvate ferredoxin oxidoreductase subunit alpha, whose protein sequence is MNIKKVLTAEENEKLFMLGNEATVRGALEAGIGVAATYPGTPSSEIGDVLSKIADDAGIYFEFSTNEKVAIEVAAAAAVSGLRSFTFMKHVGVNVAADSFMSVAYTGVNAGMIILSADDPSIFSSQNEQDNRHYARLANMPMIEPSSPQELKDLMKYGFELSEEFQLPVLMRTTTRVSHMRGIVELGPLEKSSKNETKKQGFFKRDQKRFVPVPEAAREMHKVLVQKMEKIGDVVNNSPMNKIFDKGGKIGVITSGSAFNYVMDAVEEKDLDVNVLKITLSYPFPEELVLKFIENLESVVVVEEVDPVMEKEVLAVIGKNGLKKKVYGKLDGTFPMIYEYSPDIILKGLSNVLNTNLKVKKASSTKIPIPVRPPTLCPGCPHRAAYYSVKRAAENLGLENVIHPSDIGCYTLGVGSPYESADYLLSMGSSIGTSCGFSKATDQRIVSFIGDSTFFHAGVPPLINAVHNKDRFVVVILDNRTTAMTGGQPNPGLPVDGMGYEAPEISIEDIVKGTGVKFLRTINPLLVKKSQETIEEAIKYDGVAVVVSRSPCMLIKNKQPKQREILLGVNNEKCNECETCLKDLACPALTSAEDGSVQIDTMLCKNCNVCVQICPEKAIGMKK, encoded by the coding sequence ATGAATATAAAAAAAGTTTTGACCGCAGAGGAAAATGAAAAACTCTTCATGCTGGGTAACGAAGCAACTGTACGAGGAGCCCTTGAGGCAGGAATCGGAGTTGCAGCAACCTACCCTGGAACACCATCCTCAGAAATTGGTGATGTGTTATCTAAAATAGCAGATGATGCTGGTATCTACTTTGAATTCTCAACAAACGAGAAAGTGGCCATTGAAGTTGCTGCAGCTGCAGCAGTGTCAGGTTTGAGGTCTTTTACATTCATGAAACATGTTGGAGTGAACGTGGCAGCTGATTCTTTCATGAGTGTTGCTTACACTGGTGTAAACGCGGGTATGATAATTTTATCAGCAGATGACCCATCAATATTTTCTTCCCAAAATGAACAGGACAACAGACACTATGCACGCCTTGCAAATATGCCTATGATAGAACCCTCAAGCCCTCAGGAGCTAAAAGACCTTATGAAGTACGGTTTCGAATTATCCGAGGAATTTCAGCTCCCAGTTCTCATGCGAACCACAACAAGGGTATCCCACATGAGGGGAATAGTGGAATTAGGGCCACTGGAAAAGAGTTCTAAAAATGAAACTAAGAAGCAGGGCTTCTTCAAAAGGGATCAAAAACGTTTCGTACCGGTGCCTGAAGCTGCAAGGGAAATGCACAAAGTACTGGTTCAGAAAATGGAAAAAATAGGGGATGTTGTCAACAACTCCCCCATGAATAAAATATTTGATAAGGGTGGTAAAATTGGTGTTATAACCAGTGGAAGCGCCTTCAACTACGTAATGGATGCTGTGGAAGAAAAGGATCTCGACGTGAACGTCCTGAAAATTACTTTGTCCTACCCATTTCCAGAAGAATTGGTACTGAAATTCATTGAGAACCTTGAAAGCGTCGTTGTGGTAGAAGAAGTTGATCCCGTAATGGAAAAAGAAGTACTTGCCGTAATAGGAAAAAATGGACTTAAAAAGAAGGTTTACGGTAAATTGGACGGTACGTTTCCGATGATCTACGAGTACAGTCCAGACATAATTCTTAAAGGTCTCAGTAATGTACTTAACACAAATTTAAAGGTAAAAAAAGCTTCATCAACGAAAATACCAATTCCTGTACGTCCACCAACCCTATGTCCTGGATGTCCCCACAGAGCAGCATACTATTCAGTTAAAAGGGCAGCAGAGAATTTAGGACTGGAAAATGTAATTCATCCCAGTGATATTGGCTGCTACACCCTGGGGGTTGGATCGCCCTATGAATCTGCAGATTACCTTTTATCAATGGGATCAAGTATAGGTACAAGTTGTGGGTTCTCAAAAGCCACAGATCAGAGAATAGTGAGCTTTATAGGTGATTCAACATTCTTCCATGCAGGAGTACCACCGCTCATAAATGCAGTGCACAACAAGGACAGGTTTGTGGTGGTTATTCTGGATAACAGGACCACTGCAATGACTGGAGGCCAGCCCAACCCGGGTTTACCTGTTGATGGAATGGGTTATGAAGCTCCTGAGATTTCCATTGAAGATATTGTAAAAGGAACGGGTGTTAAGTTTTTAAGGACGATAAACCCATTGTTAGTAAAAAAATCACAGGAAACGATTGAGGAAGCAATAAAATATGATGGGGTGGCAGTTGTTGTATCCAGATCACCATGCATGCTCATTAAAAATAAGCAGCCCAAACAAAGAGAGATTCTACTTGGTGTCAACAATGAAAAATGCAATGAATGCGAAACGTGTCTCAAAGACCTGGCATGCCCTGCACTCACAAGTGCTGAAGATGGCTCTGTTCAAATAGACACCATGCTCTGCAAAAATTGTAACGTCTGTGTACAGATATGCCCTGAAAAGGCCATTGGAATGAAAAAATAG
- a CDS encoding DNA-methyltransferase, whose translation MYNLYEGDCLEIMQSIKDKSVDLILCDLPYGTTACKWDNIIPLEPLWNEYNRIIKDHGAIVLSSLPPFTADLIQSNREMFRYEWIWQKTCPVGFLNSHKMPLRAHEVLLVFYKKLPTYNPQMWMSKPYHRKRSGNQRKHTVYSPYKSSETKSNGERFPLDVITFSRDRKTYHPTQKPVKLFEYIIKTYTNPGDLVLDNCAGSGTTGVACSNLGRDCILIEQDPEYCDLIRERMGNSKEEIKSTTLENFNCKGC comes from the coding sequence ATGTATAATTTATATGAAGGAGATTGCCTTGAAATTATGCAATCTATAAAAGATAAAAGTGTAGATCTAATTTTATGTGATTTACCTTATGGAACAACAGCATGTAAATGGGATAATATTATTCCATTAGAACCTCTTTGGAATGAGTATAATCGAATTATAAAGGACCATGGAGCTATTGTATTATCTTCGTTGCCTCCATTTACGGCGGATTTAATTCAAAGTAATCGTGAAATGTTCCGTTATGAATGGATATGGCAGAAAACTTGTCCTGTTGGATTTTTAAATTCACATAAAATGCCATTACGAGCTCATGAAGTTTTACTGGTATTTTATAAGAAGTTACCCACTTATAATCCGCAAATGTGGATGAGTAAACCATATCATAGAAAACGTTCAGGTAATCAAAGAAAACATACAGTTTATTCACCTTATAAATCTTCAGAAACTAAGAGTAATGGTGAACGGTTCCCATTGGATGTTATAACATTTTCAAGGGATAGGAAAACCTATCATCCTACTCAAAAGCCTGTTAAACTCTTTGAATATATTATTAAGACTTATACTAACCCCGGTGATTTGGTCCTGGATAATTGTGCAGGTAGTGGTACAACAGGAGTTGCATGTTCTAATTTAGGTAGAGATTGTATCTTGATAGAACAAGATCCTGAATATTGTGATTTGATCCGAGAAAGAATGGGAAATAGTAAGGAGGAAATTAAATCTACAACTTTGGAAAATTTTAATTGTAAAGGTTGTTAA